A single genomic interval of Helicoverpa zea isolate HzStark_Cry1AcR chromosome 19, ilHelZeax1.1, whole genome shotgun sequence harbors:
- the LOC124639753 gene encoding lysosomal acid glucosylceramidase-like, whose amino-acid sequence MVAYKVCVLVSILCMCFAIGFGSVDRPCAARKISGKSVVCVCNATYCDTVTREPLASYAYKAYTSSLSGLRFNKTQAALKRLNNTDVECSATTLVLHPDTMYQTIEGFGGAVTDAAAINWKNLSEPLQKYLIDSYFSDTGLEYNMLRVPIGGSDFSTHAYAYNELPADDALLTNYTLTIEDLNYKIPMIKAGMQASSSPIHVIATTWSPPPWMKSNNAYTGHSQLKPQYYQTYADYHYKFLQKYLENSISIWGITTTNEPTNGLVGILNYINDLGWTAESMGNWIVNNLGPTIRNSTFKDVKILTGDDQRLTLPYWINVMITEHPKVLDYIDGIAVHYYTDFITPSAVLSEITRTYPDKFIIATEACEGTMPFEKHHVDIGSWIRAKKYIIDIIDDMNHNVVGWIDWNLCLNVQGGPNYIKNFADSPIIVFPEKNAFVKQPMFYAMGHFSKFVPRGSRRIGVTRKCGWGPSLWSVAFMTPRQNVVVVLYNDHNKSVKVNLQINGNEATLVMVPNSVTTVDLPPYL is encoded by the exons atggtTGCGTATAAAGTTTGTGTGTTAGTGAGCATACTTTGTATGTGTTTTGCTATTGGATTTGGTTCAGTCG aCAGACCATGTGCGGCTCGTAAGATATCAGGGAAATCGGTGGTATGTGTGTGCAACGCTACTTACTGCGATACTGTCACCCGGGAACCGCTTGCTAGTTACGCATACAAAGCATACACTAGCTCACTG aGCGGATTAAGGTTTAACAAAACCCAGGCTGCATTGAAACGGCTTAATAATACTG ACGTAGAATGTTCTGCAACAACACTAGTGCTGCACCCAGACACGATGTATCAGACGATAGAGGGTTTCGGTGGAGCGGTCACTGACGCCGCCGCCATCAACTGGAAGAACCTCAGTGAGCCGCTGCAGAAATATCTTATTGA CTCATACTTCAGCGACACTGGGTTGGAGTACAACATGTTGCGCGTGCCCATCGGCGGGTCGGACTTCTCCACGCACGCGTACGCCTACAACGAACTGCCCGCTGATGATGCACTACTCACTAACTACACGCTCACTATTGAAGATTTAAATTATAAG ATACCAATGATAAAGGCGGGTATGCAAGCGTCAAGCTCTCCTATCCACGTGATTGCGACGACCTGGTCTCCACCTCCTTGGATGAAGAGCAACAACGCGTACACCGGACACAGCCAGCTCAAGCCGCAGTATTACCAGACATATGCTGATTATCATTACAA gttccttcaaaaatatttagagaATAGTATCTCAATATGGGGCATCACGACCACTAACGAGCCTACCAATGGTCTGGTCGGCATCCTGAACTATATCAACGATCTAGGATGGACTGCTGAAAGCATG GGTAATTGGATCGTGAACAACCTGGGCCCGACTATACGTAATTCGACTTTCAaggatgttaaaatattaaCCGGAGACGACCAGAGACTTACGCTTCCCTATTGGATCAATGTG ATGATAACGGAGCATCCAAAAGTGCTGGACTACATCGACGGCATAGCGGTGCACTACTACACCGACTTCATAACTCCTTCTGCTGTACTCTCCGAGATCACCAGGACTTATCCTGACAAGTTCATCATTGCTACTGAGGCTTGTGAAG GCACGATGCCGTTCGAGAAGCATCATGTCGACATCGGATCCTGGATCAGAGCTAAGAAGTACATCATTGACATTATAGAC GACATGAACCACAACGTAGTTGGCTGGATTGACTGGAACTTGTGCCTCAACGTGCAAGGAGGTCCGAACTACATAAAGAACTTCGCAGACTCCCCGATCATCGTGTTCCCTGAAAAGAACGCGTTCGTCAAACAGCCCATGTTCTACGCTATGGGACATTTTTCTAAGTTCGTACCGCGAGGGTCACGTAGGATCGGGGTCACCCGCAAGTGTGGGTGGGGCCCGTCCTTGTGGAGCGTCGCCTTTATGACCCCTAGGCAGAATGTGGTCGTCGTCTTGTATAATGA ccaCAACAAATCAGTGAAGGTTAATCTCCAGATAAACGGCAATGAAGCTACTTTGGTAATGGTACCCAACTCGGTGACCACTGTGGACTTACCACCATACCTGTAA